A genomic window from Mesorhizobium sp. 131-2-1 includes:
- the ptsP gene encoding phosphoenolpyruvate--protein phosphotransferase: MRDTASGPRVLLKRLRELMQEPLEPQERLDRIVRDIASNMVAEVCSLYVLRADSVLELYATEGLNPNAVHLAQLRLGQGLVGTIAASARPLNLSNAQEHPAFAYLPETGEEIYNSFLGVPVLRAGRTLGVLVVQNKTMRHYRDDEVEALETTAMVIAEMIATGDLARLTRPGLELDLRRPVSFTGLSFNEGVGLGHVVLHEPRIVVTNLFNEDSEEEVRRLQASLGSLRLSIDDMLERREVAFEGEHREVLEAYRMFANDSGWVRRLEEAIRNGLTAEAAVEKVQSDMRARMLHMTDPYLRERMSDFDDLANRLLRQLMGRGPEDVAASLPKDAILVARSMGAAELLDYPRDKLRGVVLEDGAATSHVVIVARAMGIPVAGQMKGAVSMAENGDAIIVDGEEGVIHLRPQPDLEAAYAEKVRFRARRQEVYRELRKKPSVTKDGVAVDLLMNAGLAVDLPQLAESGAAGIGLFRTELQFMVASTFPRAEAQERLYRDVLEAARGKPVTFRTIDIGGDKVLPYFKGALQEENPALGWRAIRLTLDRPGLLRTQIRALLKACGGRELKLMLPMVTELGEIAQAREIIDREVRHLSRFAHHLPTSLKLGAMLEVPSLLFQLDELMKAVDFVSVGSNDLFQFVMAVDRGNTQLSDRFDTLSTPFLRVLKTIADAGVRNHTPVTLCGELAGKPISAMALIGLGFRSISMSPASIGPVKAMLTELPLDELEAFFADNLMAPAQGLPMRALLQAFADDRSIPL, encoded by the coding sequence ATGCGTGATACGGCCAGTGGCCCGCGCGTTCTGCTGAAACGGCTCCGCGAGCTCATGCAAGAGCCGCTGGAGCCGCAGGAGCGGCTCGACCGGATCGTGCGCGACATCGCCTCCAACATGGTCGCCGAGGTCTGCTCGCTCTATGTGCTGCGCGCCGATTCGGTGCTCGAGCTCTACGCCACCGAGGGTCTCAACCCGAACGCCGTCCACCTGGCGCAATTGCGGCTCGGGCAAGGCCTCGTCGGCACTATCGCCGCCAGCGCGCGGCCGTTGAACCTCTCCAACGCGCAGGAGCATCCGGCCTTCGCCTACCTGCCGGAGACCGGGGAAGAGATCTACAACTCCTTCCTCGGCGTGCCGGTGCTGAGGGCAGGGCGCACGCTGGGCGTGCTGGTGGTGCAGAACAAGACCATGCGCCACTACCGCGACGACGAGGTCGAGGCGCTGGAAACGACGGCGATGGTCATCGCCGAGATGATCGCCACCGGCGATCTCGCGCGCCTCACCAGGCCAGGGCTCGAGCTCGACCTGCGCCGCCCCGTCAGCTTCACCGGCCTCTCCTTCAACGAAGGCGTCGGGCTCGGCCATGTCGTGCTGCACGAGCCGCGTATCGTCGTCACCAATCTGTTCAACGAGGACAGCGAGGAGGAAGTCCGCCGGCTGCAGGCCTCGCTCGGCTCGCTGAGGCTCTCGATCGACGACATGCTGGAGCGCCGCGAGGTCGCCTTCGAGGGCGAGCACCGCGAGGTGCTCGAAGCCTACCGCATGTTCGCCAATGACAGCGGCTGGGTGCGCCGGCTGGAAGAGGCGATCCGCAACGGCCTGACGGCGGAAGCGGCGGTGGAGAAGGTGCAGAGCGACATGCGCGCCCGCATGCTGCACATGACCGATCCCTATCTGCGCGAGCGGATGAGCGATTTCGACGACCTTGCCAACCGCCTGCTGCGCCAGTTGATGGGGCGCGGGCCGGAGGATGTCGCGGCGTCGCTGCCGAAGGATGCCATCCTCGTCGCCCGCTCGATGGGCGCCGCCGAGCTGCTCGACTACCCCCGCGACAAGCTGCGCGGCGTCGTGCTGGAGGACGGGGCCGCGACCAGCCACGTCGTCATCGTGGCGCGCGCCATGGGCATTCCCGTCGCCGGACAGATGAAGGGCGCCGTCTCCATGGCGGAAAACGGCGATGCCATCATCGTCGACGGCGAAGAGGGCGTGATCCATCTCAGGCCGCAGCCCGACCTCGAAGCCGCCTATGCCGAGAAAGTGCGCTTCCGGGCGCGTCGGCAGGAGGTCTATCGCGAGCTGCGCAAGAAGCCGTCAGTGACCAAGGACGGTGTTGCAGTCGACCTGCTGATGAATGCCGGGCTTGCCGTCGATCTGCCGCAGCTTGCCGAGTCGGGCGCGGCCGGCATCGGCCTGTTCCGCACCGAGCTGCAGTTCATGGTCGCCTCGACCTTTCCGCGCGCCGAGGCGCAGGAGCGGCTCTACCGCGACGTGCTCGAAGCGGCGCGTGGCAAGCCGGTGACCTTCCGCACCATCGACATCGGCGGCGACAAGGTTCTGCCCTACTTCAAGGGGGCGTTGCAGGAGGAGAACCCGGCGCTCGGCTGGCGGGCGATCCGGCTCACCCTCGACCGTCCAGGCCTGCTCAGGACGCAGATCCGCGCCTTGCTCAAGGCCTGCGGCGGCCGTGAATTGAAGCTGATGCTGCCGATGGTGACGGAACTCGGCGAAATCGCGCAGGCGCGCGAGATCATCGACCGCGAGGTCAGGCATCTGTCGCGCTTTGCCCATCATCTGCCGACCAGCCTGAAGCTCGGGGCGATGCTCGAAGTGCCATCGCTTCTCTTCCAGCTCGACGAGCTGATGAAGGCAGTCGACTTCGTCTCGGTCGGCTCGAACGACCTGTTCCAGTTCGTCATGGCAGTCGATCGCGGCAACACGCAGTTGTCCGACCGCTTCGACACGCTGTCGACGCCGTTCCTGCGGGTTCTGAAGACGATCGCCGACGCTGGCGTGCGCAACCACACGCCGGTGACGCTGTGCGGTGAACTGGCCGGAAAACCCATATCCGCGATGGCGCTGATCGGCCTCGGCTTCCGCTCGATTTCGATGTCGCCGGCCTCTATCGGTCCGGTCAAGGCGATGCTGACCGAATTGCCGCTGGACGAATTGGAGGCCTTCTTCGCCGACAATCTGATGGCGCCGGCGCAGGGGCTGCCGATGCGGGCGCTGCTGCAGGCCTTTGCCGACGACCGCTCGATTCCGCTATAG
- the prfA gene encoding peptide chain release factor 1 codes for MINLPRDRMDQVVKRFEMLEAQMSAGPAADAYVRMASEYADIQEMVAKIRALRAAEQEQADLEAMLADKGTDSEMRALAEADLPQVEDRIETLRKDIQILLLPKDAADDKNAILEIRAGTGGDEAALFAGDLFRMYERYAASRGWRFEVVSASDGEVGGYKEIIASVSGKGVFAHLKFESGVHRVQRVPATEAGGRIHTSAATVAVLPEAEEVDIEIRAEDIRIDTMRASGSGGQHVNTTDSAVRITHLPTGIMVVQAEKSQHQNRARAMQILRARLYDLERGRADEERSESRKSQVGSGDRSERIRTYNFPQGRLTDHRINLTLYKLDRVMMGELDEVVDALIADHQSKLLADMGVDG; via the coding sequence ATGATCAACCTGCCACGCGATCGCATGGATCAAGTCGTGAAGCGTTTCGAGATGCTCGAAGCGCAGATGTCGGCCGGGCCGGCGGCGGACGCCTATGTCCGGATGGCCTCGGAATACGCCGACATCCAGGAGATGGTGGCCAAGATCCGGGCGCTGCGTGCCGCCGAGCAGGAACAGGCCGACCTCGAGGCGATGCTCGCCGACAAGGGCACCGATTCCGAGATGCGGGCGCTCGCCGAGGCCGACCTTCCGCAAGTCGAGGACCGCATCGAGACGCTGCGGAAAGACATCCAGATCCTGCTCCTGCCCAAGGATGCCGCCGATGACAAGAACGCCATCCTGGAAATCCGCGCCGGCACCGGCGGCGACGAGGCGGCGCTGTTTGCCGGCGACCTGTTTCGCATGTACGAGCGCTACGCCGCCTCGCGCGGTTGGCGCTTCGAGGTTGTCTCGGCCAGCGACGGCGAGGTCGGCGGCTACAAGGAAATCATAGCCTCGGTGTCGGGCAAGGGCGTGTTCGCGCACCTGAAGTTCGAGTCCGGCGTGCATAGGGTGCAGCGCGTGCCGGCGACCGAGGCAGGCGGGCGCATCCATACCTCGGCGGCGACCGTCGCCGTGCTGCCGGAAGCGGAAGAAGTCGACATCGAGATCCGGGCCGAAGACATCCGCATCGACACGATGCGCGCGTCGGGTTCCGGCGGCCAGCACGTCAACACCACCGATTCGGCGGTGCGCATCACCCATTTGCCGACCGGCATCATGGTGGTGCAGGCGGAAAAGTCACAGCATCAGAACCGGGCCCGCGCCATGCAGATCCTGCGGGCGCGGCTCTACGATCTCGAGCGCGGCAGGGCGGATGAGGAGCGCTCGGAATCGCGAAAGTCGCAGGTCGGCTCCGGCGATCGCTCGGAGCGCATCCGTACCTATAACTTCCCGCAAGGGCGCCTCACCGACCATCGCATCAACCTCACGCTCTACAAGCTCGACCGGGTGATGATGGGCGAGCTCGACGAGGTCGTCGACGCGCTGATCGCCGATCACCAGTCGAAGCTGCTCGCCGACATGGGCGTCGATGGCTGA
- the prmC gene encoding peptide chain release factor N(5)-glutamine methyltransferase translates to MADILPGTLGPLLREARQRLAAAGVADPALDARLLVEHFSGTTRTQAIAEPAQTVPAEAIAAIDAALRRRVAGEPVHRILGFREFYGLRLWLSPETLEPRPDTETLVEAILPFAMATAERQGECRILDLGTGTGAIALALLSAVPGAVATGVDIAAGALATAKRNARDLGLADRFETLESDWFAKVSGRYHVIAANPPYISRQDIGNLQDEVRDFDPHLALDGGADGLGPYRIIAAEAAGFLEAQGRIVVEIGHTQQTEVTDIFNAAGYRLADAFRDLGGNDRVLVFERAKP, encoded by the coding sequence ATGGCTGACATTTTGCCCGGCACGCTCGGGCCGCTGCTGCGCGAGGCGCGGCAACGTCTGGCCGCCGCCGGCGTGGCCGATCCGGCACTGGATGCCAGGCTGCTCGTCGAGCATTTTTCCGGAACGACCCGCACCCAGGCCATCGCCGAGCCGGCACAAACCGTGCCGGCGGAGGCGATCGCAGCCATCGATGCGGCCCTGCGACGGCGCGTCGCAGGCGAGCCGGTGCACCGCATCCTCGGGTTTCGCGAGTTCTACGGGCTCAGGCTATGGCTCTCGCCGGAGACGCTGGAGCCGCGCCCCGACACCGAGACGCTGGTCGAGGCGATCCTGCCCTTCGCCATGGCAACGGCAGAGCGGCAAGGCGAATGCCGTATCCTGGATCTCGGCACCGGTACGGGCGCCATCGCGCTGGCGCTGCTCAGCGCCGTTCCCGGGGCTGTCGCGACCGGTGTCGACATCGCCGCGGGAGCGCTCGCCACAGCCAAGCGCAATGCCCGTGACCTTGGGCTCGCCGACCGGTTCGAAACGCTTGAATCCGACTGGTTTGCAAAAGTTTCCGGCCGGTACCATGTAATTGCCGCAAACCCTCCCTATATATCTCGGCAAGACATAGGAAATCTGCAGGACGAGGTCCGCGATTTCGATCCGCATCTGGCGCTTGACGGCGGCGCGGACGGTCTAGGCCCCTACAGGATCATAGCCGCTGAAGCGGCGGGCTTTCTGGAAGCCCAAGGCAGGATCGTGGTCGAGATCGGTCACACGCAGCAGACCGAGGTGACGGACATCTTCAACGCAGCCGGCTATCGGCTGGCCGATGCGTTTCGCGACCTCGGTGGTAACGACAGGGTTCTGGTGTTCGAACGCGCAAAGCCCTGA
- a CDS encoding DUF4167 domain-containing protein yields MRGRNNNGGGGGNNNNNRKGPNPLTRNYESNGPDVKIRGSAQQIAEKYATLARDAQSSGDRVMAENYLQHAEHYNRIIAAAQAQMPIQNVQQNRDDFDDDADEDRDEFDNVGNSNAGEAPAAAANQGAGPQPVIEGELAFNQDNGNGRDNGHGRDNGGRHRDRRQNGGYGQNGPRGDYGQRGEHGGQRFEQNRRNEAPAQPEAATQAEPALVAEQPPLFDSFSPAALAAQAERNEAAGDSGGSRRPRRPRRSRGNADDANAEQTDSQAEAGSGNAGAGEVNAAPAEANAAPSEDNLAPAEGAANDPVIADVNN; encoded by the coding sequence ATGCGCGGTCGCAATAACAATGGCGGCGGCGGTGGCAACAACAACAACAACCGCAAGGGCCCCAATCCCCTGACGCGCAACTATGAGAGCAACGGCCCGGATGTGAAGATTCGCGGATCGGCTCAGCAGATCGCCGAAAAATACGCCACACTCGCTCGTGACGCGCAAAGCTCCGGCGATCGGGTTATGGCGGAAAACTATCTCCAGCACGCCGAACACTACAATCGCATCATTGCCGCCGCGCAGGCGCAGATGCCGATCCAGAACGTCCAGCAGAATCGCGACGATTTCGATGATGATGCGGACGAAGATCGCGACGAGTTCGACAATGTCGGCAACAGCAATGCCGGCGAGGCGCCGGCAGCGGCGGCCAACCAAGGTGCAGGCCCGCAGCCGGTGATCGAGGGCGAGCTGGCCTTCAATCAGGACAATGGAAACGGCCGTGACAATGGCCATGGCCGCGACAATGGCGGGCGCCACCGCGACCGCCGCCAGAATGGCGGCTACGGCCAGAACGGCCCGCGCGGCGATTACGGCCAGCGCGGCGAGCATGGAGGCCAGCGTTTCGAGCAGAACCGCCGCAACGAGGCGCCGGCGCAGCCGGAAGCCGCCACCCAGGCGGAGCCGGCCTTGGTGGCCGAGCAGCCGCCGCTGTTCGACAGTTTTTCGCCGGCGGCCCTCGCGGCCCAGGCAGAGCGCAACGAAGCAGCCGGCGATAGTGGCGGCTCGCGCCGTCCGCGCCGTCCGCGCCGCTCGCGCGGCAATGCCGACGATGCCAATGCCGAGCAGACGGATAGCCAGGCCGAAGCCGGCAGCGGCAATGCGGGCGCCGGAGAGGTGAACGCGGCGCCTGCCGAAGCCAATGCCGCGCCGTCGGAAGACAATCTTGCGCCGGCCGAAGGCGCCGCCAACGACCCGGTCATCGCCGACGTCAACAACTGA
- the clpB gene encoding ATP-dependent chaperone ClpB, whose amino-acid sequence MNLEKYSERVRGFIQSAQTMALSRNHQQFTPEHMLKVLVDDDEGLAASLIERAGGNVRDVKLGVEAALEAMPKVEGGNGQLYLAQPLAKVFSTAEELAKKAGDSFVTVERLLQALAMEKSAKTADILSKAGVTAQALNQVINDVRKGRTADSASAEQGYDALKKYARDLTADARAGKLDPVIGRDDEIRRTIQVLSRRTKNNPVLIGEPGVGKTAIAEGLALRIVNGDVPESLKDKQLMALDMGALIAGAKYRGEFEERLKAVLNEVTAAAGGIILFIDEMHTLVGAGKADGAMDASNLLKPALARGELHCVGATTLDEYRKHVEKDAALARRFQPVFVNEPTVEDTVSILRGLKEKYEQHHKVRISDSALVAAATLSNRYIADRFLPDKAIDLVDEAASRLRMQVDSKPEALDEIDRRIMQLKIECEALKVEKDEASRDRLARLEKELAGLEEESTEITAKWQSEKQKLGLAADLKKQLDEARNELAIAQRKGEFQRAGELAYGKIPELEKKLKEAEAQDGKAGMVEEVVTPDHVAHIVSRWTGIPVDKMLEGERDKLLRMEDEIGKRVVGQGEAVQAVSKAVRRARAGLQDPNRPIGSFMFLGPTGVGKTELTKALANFLFDDEGAMVRIDMSEFMEKHSVARLIGAPPGYVGYEEGGALTEAVRRRPYQVVLFDEIEKAHPDVFNVLLQVLDDGRLTDGQGRTVDFRNTLIIMTSNLGAEYLVNLGEDQDVDAVRDEVMGVVRASFRPEFLNRIDEVILFHRLRRQDMGRIVEIQLKRLENLLVDRKITLSLDQEATDWLAAKGYDPAYGARPLKRVMQKELQDPLAEKILLGEILDGSTVKVTAGSDRLNFRSKPTVVATEAAA is encoded by the coding sequence ATGAATCTTGAAAAATATTCCGAGCGCGTGCGCGGTTTCATCCAGTCCGCCCAGACCATGGCGCTCTCGCGCAATCACCAGCAATTCACCCCCGAACATATGCTGAAGGTGCTCGTCGATGACGACGAGGGCCTGGCGGCATCGCTGATCGAGCGCGCCGGCGGCAATGTCCGCGACGTCAAGCTGGGCGTCGAGGCCGCGCTCGAGGCCATGCCCAAGGTGGAAGGCGGCAATGGCCAGCTCTACCTGGCGCAGCCCTTGGCCAAGGTGTTCTCGACCGCCGAGGAACTGGCCAAGAAGGCCGGCGACAGCTTCGTCACCGTCGAACGCCTGCTGCAGGCGCTGGCCATGGAGAAGTCGGCCAAGACCGCCGATATCCTGTCCAAGGCCGGCGTGACCGCGCAGGCGCTGAACCAGGTCATCAACGATGTCCGCAAGGGCCGCACCGCCGATTCGGCGAGCGCCGAGCAGGGCTATGACGCGCTGAAGAAATACGCGCGCGATCTCACGGCCGACGCCCGCGCCGGCAAGCTCGATCCGGTCATCGGCCGCGACGACGAGATCCGCCGCACCATCCAGGTGCTGTCGCGCCGCACCAAGAACAACCCCGTGCTGATCGGTGAGCCGGGCGTCGGCAAGACTGCGATCGCCGAGGGCCTGGCGCTGCGCATCGTCAATGGCGACGTACCGGAATCGCTGAAGGACAAGCAACTGATGGCGCTCGACATGGGTGCGTTGATCGCCGGCGCCAAATATCGCGGCGAGTTCGAGGAGCGGCTGAAGGCCGTGCTCAACGAAGTGACCGCCGCGGCCGGCGGCATCATCCTGTTCATCGACGAGATGCACACGCTGGTCGGCGCCGGCAAGGCCGATGGCGCCATGGATGCCTCGAACCTTCTGAAGCCGGCGCTGGCGCGCGGCGAACTGCACTGCGTCGGCGCGACCACGCTCGACGAGTACCGCAAGCATGTCGAGAAGGACGCGGCCCTTGCCCGTCGCTTCCAGCCGGTGTTCGTCAACGAGCCGACGGTGGAGGACACCGTCTCGATCCTGCGTGGGCTGAAGGAGAAGTACGAACAGCATCACAAGGTGCGCATCTCCGATTCGGCGCTTGTCGCGGCGGCGACGCTGTCCAACCGCTACATCGCCGACCGCTTCCTGCCAGACAAGGCGATCGACCTTGTCGACGAGGCCGCGTCGCGGCTGAGGATGCAGGTGGATTCCAAACCCGAGGCGTTGGACGAGATCGACCGTCGCATCATGCAGCTGAAGATCGAGTGCGAGGCACTCAAGGTCGAGAAGGACGAGGCGTCGAGGGACCGGCTTGCGCGGCTGGAGAAGGAGCTTGCTGGCCTGGAAGAGGAATCGACCGAGATCACCGCGAAGTGGCAGTCGGAGAAGCAGAAGCTCGGGCTCGCCGCCGACCTGAAGAAGCAGCTCGACGAGGCGCGCAACGAACTGGCCATTGCCCAACGCAAGGGTGAATTCCAGCGCGCCGGCGAGCTTGCCTATGGCAAGATCCCGGAGCTGGAAAAGAAACTCAAGGAAGCCGAAGCCCAGGATGGCAAGGCTGGCATGGTGGAAGAGGTGGTTACGCCCGACCACGTCGCCCATATCGTCTCGCGTTGGACCGGCATTCCGGTCGACAAGATGCTGGAAGGCGAGCGCGACAAGCTCTTGCGTATGGAAGACGAGATCGGCAAGCGCGTCGTCGGTCAGGGCGAGGCGGTGCAGGCGGTCTCCAAGGCCGTTCGGCGTGCCCGCGCCGGGTTGCAGGATCCGAACCGGCCGATCGGCTCGTTCATGTTCCTCGGCCCGACTGGCGTCGGCAAGACCGAATTGACCAAGGCGCTGGCCAATTTCCTGTTCGACGACGAGGGCGCCATGGTGCGCATCGACATGTCGGAGTTCATGGAGAAGCACTCGGTGGCCCGCCTGATCGGCGCGCCTCCCGGCTATGTCGGCTACGAGGAAGGTGGCGCGCTGACCGAAGCGGTGCGGCGCCGACCTTATCAGGTCGTGCTGTTCGACGAGATCGAGAAGGCGCATCCGGATGTCTTCAACGTGCTCCTGCAGGTGCTCGACGACGGCCGCCTGACGGACGGCCAGGGCCGCACGGTCGACTTCCGCAACACGCTGATCATCATGACGTCCAACCTCGGCGCCGAATATCTGGTCAATCTCGGCGAGGACCAGGACGTCGACGCCGTGCGCGATGAGGTGATGGGCGTGGTGAGAGCCTCGTTCCGGCCGGAATTCCTCAACCGCATCGACGAGGTGATCCTGTTCCACCGGCTGCGCCGTCAGGATATGGGCCGCATCGTCGAGATCCAGCTGAAGCGGCTGGAGAACCTGCTTGTCGACCGCAAGATCACCCTATCGCTGGATCAGGAGGCGACCGACTGGCTGGCGGCCAAGGGCTACGATCCGGCGTATGGCGCGCGGCCGCTGAAGCGGGTGATGCAGAAGGAGTTGCAGGATCCGCTGGCGGAAAAGATCCTGCTCGGCGAGATCCTCGACGGCTCGACCGTCAAGGTCACCGCCGGATCCGACCGGCTGAACTTCCGCTCGAAGCCGACGGTCGTGGCAACCGAGGCGGCGGCCTGA
- a CDS encoding MmcQ/YjbR family DNA-binding protein — protein MTLDDYNSFCASLPRTTHVVQWGGAHVWKVGGKVFAIGGWNGAKQLFVTFKCSDIAYDVLKEQPGCRPAPYLASRGMKWIQRQTSQSMDDAALKDYLGESHRLVVRKLTKQTRNELGL, from the coding sequence ATGACGCTCGACGACTACAACAGCTTCTGCGCCTCGCTGCCCCGGACGACGCATGTCGTCCAGTGGGGCGGCGCCCATGTCTGGAAGGTCGGCGGCAAGGTGTTCGCCATCGGCGGCTGGAATGGGGCCAAGCAGCTTTTCGTCACCTTCAAATGTTCCGACATCGCTTACGACGTGCTGAAGGAGCAGCCGGGCTGCAGGCCCGCGCCGTATCTTGCCTCGCGCGGCATGAAATGGATCCAGCGCCAGACAAGCCAGAGCATGGATGATGCGGCGTTGAAGGACTATCTCGGCGAAAGCCATCGCCTCGTCGTCCGCAAGCTGACGAAACAGACACGCAACGAACTGGGCCTGTAG
- a CDS encoding L,D-transpeptidase family protein: protein MLRTIVCLSALVAGLVSSGAFAAPSGDGSQRDVHSNAPGGILVAQDGNLDIYYDARGNRVIVDADTGKVIAIQPPNTRLDRRALRRQLRMQELGRAPVEDDDRYYLDDPEDMARFRRKQLQEEGRVIPPPVDEYDPYNDNSADAYPPAPDDEGNTATYPDAPKSNTVKRQPLDEASIDPAQPDQPEVLQANPGTQASLPPDTGGKATVDPSLSLGARKDVAALQVLLDRAGASPGVIDGRFGSNVDKALAAYNEITGSNLRSTDTVGIQAALEQSGGDAFASYTITPEDVAGPYVASIPEDYRQKAQLDRMGYTSVTEALAERFHMDENYLKSVNQGLDFNRPGTIIKVANFGKLVSTPVARIVADKGKKEVFAYDAGGKLVAAYPATIGSADTPSPSGIHTVSRIALDPNYTYNPSINFKQGQNDKILTIPPGPNGPVGSVWIALDKPTYGIHGTPDPSKIGKTESHGCVRLTNWDARELAKIVSPGVTVEFVGGPTIVDVGGTSTDEFTQQ from the coding sequence ATGTTGCGCACGATCGTCTGCCTTTCGGCTCTTGTCGCCGGATTGGTGTCTTCCGGCGCGTTCGCGGCGCCGAGTGGCGATGGTTCGCAAAGAGATGTCCACAGCAACGCTCCTGGCGGCATCCTTGTTGCCCAGGACGGCAACCTCGACATCTACTACGACGCCAGGGGAAACCGCGTCATCGTTGATGCCGACACCGGCAAGGTCATCGCCATCCAGCCGCCGAACACCAGGCTCGATCGCCGCGCGCTCCGCCGGCAATTGCGCATGCAGGAGCTTGGGCGCGCGCCGGTCGAGGATGACGACCGCTATTATCTCGACGATCCCGAGGACATGGCCCGCTTCCGCCGCAAGCAACTGCAGGAGGAAGGCCGGGTCATCCCGCCGCCGGTCGACGAATACGATCCCTACAACGACAATTCCGCCGACGCCTATCCGCCGGCGCCGGACGATGAAGGGAACACCGCCACCTACCCGGATGCGCCGAAGTCGAACACCGTCAAGCGCCAGCCGCTGGACGAGGCATCGATCGACCCGGCGCAGCCGGACCAGCCGGAAGTGCTGCAGGCCAATCCGGGGACGCAGGCCTCCCTGCCGCCGGACACTGGCGGCAAGGCCACTGTCGATCCGTCCCTCTCGCTCGGCGCGCGCAAGGATGTGGCGGCACTGCAGGTGCTGCTCGACCGCGCCGGCGCTTCGCCGGGCGTGATCGACGGGCGCTTCGGTTCCAATGTCGACAAGGCGCTGGCCGCCTACAATGAAATCACCGGCAGCAATCTGCGCTCGACCGATACCGTCGGCATCCAGGCGGCGCTGGAGCAGTCTGGTGGCGATGCGTTTGCGTCCTACACGATCACACCCGAGGACGTCGCCGGCCCCTATGTCGCCTCGATCCCGGAAGACTACAGGCAGAAGGCCCAGCTCGACCGCATGGGCTACACCTCGGTGACCGAAGCGCTGGCCGAGCGTTTCCATATGGACGAGAACTATCTGAAGTCGGTCAACCAGGGCCTCGATTTCAATCGGCCGGGCACGATCATCAAGGTCGCCAATTTCGGCAAGCTGGTATCAACGCCGGTTGCCCGCATCGTCGCCGACAAGGGCAAGAAGGAAGTCTTCGCCTATGACGCGGGAGGGAAGCTGGTTGCCGCCTATCCGGCCACCATCGGCTCGGCCGACACGCCCTCGCCGTCCGGCATCCACACCGTATCGCGCATCGCGCTCGATCCGAACTACACCTACAACCCGAGCATTAATTTCAAGCAAGGCCAGAATGACAAGATCCTGACCATCCCGCCAGGGCCGAACGGCCCGGTCGGCTCGGTCTGGATCGCGCTGGACAAGCCGACCTATGGCATCCACGGAACGCCCGATCCCTCCAAGATCGGCAAGACCGAGAGCCATGGCTGCGTGCGCCTGACCAATTGGGACGCGCGCGAGCTCGCCAAGATCGTATCGCCCGGGGTCACCGTGGAGTTCGTTGGCGGACCAACAATCGTGGATGTCGGCGGGACCTCAACCGATGAGTTTACGCAGCAATGA
- a CDS encoding TMEM175 family protein: MKRPLEPSAEARGRVVGVTDGVFAIALTLIVLEIRVPSHEAVHSEGELLAAIAALAPRFLTYALSFLTLTIFWFGQQAQHGLIAKSDRRLATLNLCFLAFIALLPFSTDLLADFLKFRIAVVVYWLNLLMLGVTLLASWWYAEKNGFLAEGVDAETKRTVYLRIVKAQVLWAVGTALCLISPLLSIAFILLVQLIYAAAPRGSLLRKLIG, encoded by the coding sequence ATGAAGCGGCCACTCGAACCGTCGGCGGAGGCGCGCGGACGCGTCGTCGGCGTCACTGATGGCGTCTTCGCCATCGCGCTTACTCTGATCGTGCTCGAGATCAGAGTGCCGTCGCACGAAGCGGTCCATTCCGAAGGCGAACTGCTCGCTGCGATCGCAGCTCTCGCGCCGCGCTTCCTCACCTATGCGCTGAGCTTCCTCACGCTGACCATCTTCTGGTTCGGCCAGCAGGCGCAGCATGGGCTGATCGCCAAATCAGACCGGCGGCTGGCGACGCTGAACCTGTGCTTTCTCGCCTTCATCGCACTCTTGCCGTTCTCGACCGACCTTCTGGCCGACTTCCTCAAATTCAGGATCGCGGTGGTGGTCTATTGGCTGAACCTTCTGATGCTCGGCGTCACGCTGCTCGCCAGCTGGTGGTACGCGGAAAAGAACGGCTTCCTGGCCGAGGGCGTCGATGCGGAAACAAAGCGCACGGTCTACCTGCGAATCGTCAAGGCGCAGGTCCTGTGGGCGGTCGGCACGGCGCTGTGCCTGATCAGCCCGTTGCTCAGCATCGCCTTCATCCTGTTGGTGCAGCTCATCTATGCTGCCGCGCCGCGCGGCTCATTGCTGCGTAAACTCATCGGTTGA